The genomic region TTGTTAAGATAGAAGAGATTTTGCACTAGTAGCGCGATTAACATCtatcgtatattatttttaataatgaaaaatactaTCGTGTGCGATTAGTCTCACAGCGACGATTAACTTTACGCGTAGattcttcttttatataatCTAAATCGTTTCCAACTCTAAACCTATATAAATTTACACTTTGAATTATTATGAGTGTGATGAAGAgcgaattatacatttttcgTAAATGTATCATTGTTGAGCGATCTAAATCGCGTTGCCGACCACAGTCGATGTAAGAGCTGCCCTATCGTTTCCCGGtccattaaattaaaaaaaaaaatcattttaaatgaCAAGAATGTCCAAGTGATAAAGTAATGGCGAGCGAATGATTTCTATgagagaattttaaataatgctttttattttaaataaaatgctgATCCAGAGAGAAGCAAAAcggaaattaatcaaagaaatcGAGAAATATGATGAGAGGCGCACCGAGTGTCGAGATAAAACTGAACGAAAGAAGAAGCAGGAGACTGTGTATCTGAGTTTTAATCTTTACGCGTTCATGCtcatacacacgtacacacacgtgtgtgcgcacgcacgcacgcacacacacacacatacacacggtgttattattacgttatttaaattaacacgTTAACGCTAGCATGATAATCTTTTgtttatttcgtttttaagaGTAATAGTTATTATATCATTAGTTCTTCATTctttgtgtatgtgtatatgtatatatacatacatgtatgtatgtatgtatatgtattcgcaaatctcaataaaaaaataataaaaagaacaaaaaagccATGAAAATGTGCAGCCTCCCATTTCATTGCCACTGCCATTGCGATTTACATAATCTACATGATGATAATTATATAACGACAAATaaacaatgtataatatatatatgtgtgtgtgtgtgtgtgtgtgcgcgcgcgtgcgcgcgcgcgcgcgtttgtgtgTGAATATGATCTTGTCTCATTGCTTTAATGCGCATGTCTTGATTGCAGAATGGGGAGTGAGAAGGAAATTAAAAAGACAACGGTtatttttgcagtttatttgcaatttgttcATATAATTGGTAACTGATTTCAAATATAACTAATGCTAGAAACCTAAACAACGTATGAAACTTTATACATATCTAATTATCTTAGTAGTGCTAAGGCAATTATTTACAAGTAAACGCATTGAGCCGTTTTTCGCAATGTGTATGTAGCATACTGCACAGTTCTCTCTCGAGACCTGTACACGTGGATtccattatttatttgcacatcgtacacttttttttttttttttttcctggaAACCTGGCTCAGGCGTTCGAAGGAAGTTTGGATGTGTCTGTGTGCGTCTGCGTTCAGACTTGCCACGGAATTGTCTCTACCCACATAGTGTTTCCTCTGCTTTCTCTaaaatatcttctttttctCAATTGTTGCAAATATGAAATTGTCGAAAATAACGTATGATAACGATGACGCTTCAGTATTTTACATACATCGATATGTACCTCCCTCATCTACCAAAAAACGGTCATCTTTTTACATATAAGAGAAAATCTAGATTACATTATTGGACAACAACTTTTGCGCTAGAAAAACTTGTTGCTTGAATTTGATCACAGACACTTCtcgtgacaaaaataaaaatttatatacgcgAGAAAAGACTTGGAACTTGAAACGTAATGCTTGCGAGTCGATGGCAGAAGCGACATATATATGGGAGACAAATTATTCCGAAACATTATCCAATTCCTTTTAGCACTTTTGTGAgggaaaaataaattagaaaaagaagatTGCATGTTTGCCGACGAACCAACGAAATGTGGTTGCGGCTACGACATATGCTAATCGATAACCGTAATAAATCAGCAGCTTTTTTTCGTACCTTACTTGAAACAATAATACAATCGTTGCAATTTGTGTCGCGTGTAGAAGAAGCACGTGTTCATCGCCTCGAGATGTCGTTTCgtgacattaaataattttgtgacgcaaacatgtatatatgtataaacaaaaattagtatGCGAGGCACGAATAGGTTGAACGAACATTAAAACGCGATAGTATAACGTAAAAAATcgtcaataaaaattttcataaaaataatcgattggcaaatacataaaaaaaatggagaCGTAGCAAATTCATTAAGCGCTCCCGAAAGATTCTTAAAGATACTTGGCCGCTCGACATGATAATCCAACTGTCTTCAAATAACTGTACGGTATGTATATAATCGGCAGCTTTAACGTCGTCCGATGCGTTCATGTACTCTCAAAGagactttatacatatatgcatacacacacatacacacacacgcgcgcgcgcgcgcgcgcgtataaaCTGATTCATTACGCAAAAAATGGAAGGAATAGTGAATCATATATCGTGCGTGCGTTTATATgggtctgtgtgtgtgtgtgtgtgtgtgtgtaaaatttcgttaatggtgtgtgtgtgtgtgtgtataaaaacaaaatttgaaaagatgTTTCTTGAATATGTTAAGGCGCATTGAACGGCATTAATGCTCTGTATGTACACCGTTTGTGGATACAGTGTTTACAAATAATAGAGACGCATCcttaatataaaactaaatcaaagtttaatttcgataaaaagaaataaaaatttttaggcgCACAGAATCGGAAAAGATTAACAATAATTGAATGCAAGATGCTTCATTTGGCatgtcaataataaaataacaaaacatttttacgcgataaaatttttatctaataaaattgaTCGCTTCTCGATGAACTTTTTTGTGTTGATCGCCAGTTGATTCTTCTTCGCTAAACATTATTGCACCAAGCGCATCGTTCTAAGCTAAGGAAAGAAAAAGTACGCGATAGATGATGATGAAATAATATCGAAAATTAACGCGCTCGTTACAACAGCAATCCAGGACATAAATCATAAATGGAAAGTAGAAAATCGAAATCTTTCTGCCATGccatatatatttttgtcacACTGATTCTACTGAAGTTTAGCAGAAAGCAAATTCTGTGATATCTCCTGTATGTATATACCTACATACAAGATGATTTTCTCcatggaagaaagagagagagagagagagagagaggaaagcaCCAGTAGAAGAGTATAGCGCTATTGCTTGCTAAGGCAATCTGTCTCCTCAAATATAAAGAAATCTAATAAAAGATCGACGAAAGTGATGCAATAATGTACAACAACTAAGGCTCGTTGTGGCATTACGCGATAAATCAGCGCCTTTCGTCGCGCTTACAAGACGGTCTACGGAGAATATGCTCCGGAATGAATTGCACCGCATTAGAACCGCCGGCACCGGCACCGCGCCGTTTAAAAACAGTCGTTCACTGTCGGCCGATGCGCGACGTGCCGAAATTTATATCGACAACAAtactaaatttcaaatttttccacAGAGAAAACTGCATTGCGAAGATGCAAGTTTCCCATATGGCTAGTCGGAGAGAATTCGCTGTAGAGCAATGCTCTCGAACGCAACGCGGAGAAGAAATCGTGCGGAAAACGCGCTTAACGCCATTCGATGCACATCGAAGATGAACGTTCGCGACATTATTTCGTGTCTCATCTTTCACTAAAAAAACGGcgaaagaaaatataacataCGTTTGTTCTCACTTTTCCTACTGAATGTTCTCATCGAATTTCATATCTTACTGGCGCTAAGCTGCTTTCCATGCGCCTTCTATCTCACACACAATTCTATCTCGATGTGTGCTATCTCTCTCGATATAATTTATCCTATAATcttaacatgttattaaaaatctatCTGTGTATATACAAACAATGTGTGCATACTCGCGCACTTTGCGTGTGTCATGCCGAAGATCGCTTGCCTCACCGCGCCTTACCGTCGATACCGAAAGAGAGTTTTTGACGGTGGAGAATAGTATGTAGGCGCATATCTCCATGACGCTCCGGCACTGCGAGGTGCTTCGATGTGCGATTCAGGCCGCGGGCAAGGTTGGGCGGATGTCCTCCAAGACGTGGAGGACAAGAAACGGACGAGGACGTCAGTACTTGACTCGTGCTCGCGTGTATAAGATCGCTAAGcgttgataataataaattccaaaaattccatttttttattacatatcttTAACTAGATTTATAACGACTTACCAAGATGAACTTACTTACaagtaaaatgaaaaatttcaatttattaaaataattataaaagtatccCCCCTCCCCGAGAAAAGTCATAAAGGAAAAGAATTTAAACGAATGCGTGTACGTAATGATGATTGAGGTTGATTAAGGCTGAAATCTGTCATCTATTGGCTatcgatttaaataaatcaagcgCGCCATTTAAAAAGCAAAGCCAATAATTGTGCATGCCAACTCACGCTACAAAGACTCTGCGAGTTTCTAGAGAGACTATAAGAAAAGTGAAGCGGATAGTGTTCTCTACTGATTGATACCGTCATTTTTAGGATACTACCACAATGTGCATATGTATATCTACAGTATAGATGTTTGTACGTGTATAAACGTAATGTAACATgtatagatatatacatatcactatgtactatatattatgtacacttatatatgttacattacAATTATATCTGTACATCTATATTAAGGTGATatataaacgtaaaaaatgtCGTAAAAATGGCAGACTTGTGGCAAATTCGCGCTTCACTCTTTTCTTATAAATCTCTCTACGATCCTCGATTTTGTTCAATGTTAAAAGGACAAATGACTTAAAAAGGCAAGATTTTACAAGAATAATTTACAAGTTATTGATATTTCtttcacaaaaaatttgtttttttttatggacAAGCTTCTAATTGCTGTTCTCATCTTTACATAGCTTATATGTATTTGACAATAAactattgaaaattgaaattatactCATAATTGTATGTATGTAAATGCAAGACATTGAaccaatgaaaaatatttcgaaattattaaacaaaaggcCAATGCGCGTTTCATCGTGTTATTAGATATCTCGCATAAAACATTGCGCGTTGAATATTGAGTCAGTGCCGTAAGTAGATTATTACCAGCATGAATCAGACTCGCAAGCGATATATGATACGACCAAAATACCGTACATACATATTGTGCCGTTATTTAACATCGTctctccccctcctccctcatgcaattgaattgaatttaaatcataataaaattctaacccacacaaaaatttagataaatttttcagTTACATTTGGACCGTTAAGAATGGAATATATCTAAATTGTTGTTGCAAGTTGCTTTTGAAAATTGCCGTTGCGGgtctaatgttaaaaaaatggcACGTATCCAAGATAGAATTTGTTATTAGCCCATCCGTTTGCCCACGGTAAGAAATCATTCGAATAATCGTTGATACATCGACATTGTTCGATCACGCGTTTTCCCACGCAGGGAGATACGAGCGCACGAGGATAAAATACGACGACGAACGTTGGATTGGTTGACGCTCTCTTCGTCAGGCGACTCTGGAAACACCGCAAAATCGGGTTACAACACCTCGTTGACTGCTTGGTCTCGAGCCAGTGCTACCGTCTAGGTCTCCAGGCCTGGCACCAGACTGTGGAAGGTCTGTATGTCATGGAAGGCGCGGCCGCAACTCTGATTGTTGTTGCGTTCGAACTTGGTGAGATCGAAATGCTCGTCCAAAGATTGTAGCTCGGCTAGTCGTTCCTCGAGCGTCTTTGTCGAGTCGGCGAATCTGGAAAAGTCGCAAAGCCGATCGGGATCGACTACATCGACCACCTCCATCATATCGGTTCCCTGTCTCGAGAGTTGCACACTCGCGTCGTCGAGATGTCCGACGACGACGGGGAAGAGCACGGAATGACAGTTTGTCGCGTTGTCAACGCCGTTAGTCGTTGTGGAGGTGCTACTTGTGCAGTTCAATCGCACGTCAGCCACGCCGTTGCCACTGTCGCTACCGCCGCTACcactgccaccgccgccgccgccgccgccgtcgctgctgctgctactgctaccgccgccgccgccgccgccactgccaccgccaccgccaccgccaccgccaccatcaccaccgccgccgccgccaccgtcgtcgCTCAGACGATCCTCCGGGAAGCCCAGATGGTGATTGCCGTTGTGATGCGACGCTACTACGTCTGACTGAATCTCGTCGATATGCGAGAGTAAACGTGGCGTTGGTGGTAAGATGTAAAAGTCACTGAATACGTCGTCTTGCAAGTCCAAGTCATCGTGCCTATGCCGCTTGGAACTGAGTCCGTCCCTCGAATCGTCGGCCAACCTACGTTTCATCGCAAACAATGTCGAGAATGAGAATTACTActagagataaaaatataacactaaaaacaaatgaaaattcTCTCTATCCAAATAGAAGAATagagaatagaataaaataatcctATGCATACCTCTTCCTAGAGGAGGTTTCCTCATCCGTTATGTGATCGGTGATGAGGCTGCCGGTGATGTTATTTTCCTTGCTGGCGTCGTCCATGTACGATGCCACTGATACTGCGAGTGTACTGTAACTACGTGTCTTCTCGTCCCGATTTTCACGCTGCAGCCGTCGTACCGCGTTGTTTATCAGAACCGATCGGCATAGGCTCGCTTCCGGATCCTCGATCCTTCTCAGCTTACCGGCGGAAATCTTGAGTAGACGGCGACGTTCCTCGCGAGCGCGATATTTGGCGGAGATCATCGTGGGTCGGCTCCTGCGGATCACTAGATCCTCCTCCAATCTCATTTTAGAATCTGTGCGAATCAGAAAAAACACATATATTATTACACTGTATTTTTTAAGCGTCCTTATATGATTATGAAGCTAACTATAGCTTTAATAATCATTAAAGCCTCGAGTTTTTCTCTACACTTTCCAATATCTTAATATGGATATGATTGTGAGGTCTTTCTAATGCAATTAAGAATATCAAGCTTTTTTATCTATACAGATAAAACGCACATTTCTGccgtattataatttaacatattatacaaattatcatTAATCAGTTAACAAACAcactttgtttttattaaaatttgtttggtGATTCAACGTCTGGTGAGTCTCACTCGTCATCATTATTTGATTATATcatatatctatctatataaataaaaatgtaaatgttcgTTTGTTCAAAATCTTAAATCTTCAAAAGTTCTTCGACGaatgttttgaaattttgacacaACGTTGCATTCGAATACGCGCgtgtttttatatgaaaattgtcTACCGcgctttctcttttcttacttTTCCATTTAACCAGACTAAGCCACAGTAACGCGCGGCGGGGCACAgctagtaataaataaaatcaataatttttatatcataaataaattttattttttgctactAGGTGGCAAAAATATTCGATGAACCAAAGAGTTTTTCGTGATATGGAGGATGTTCGATGATtgccaatttattttttatacagtaAATTTCAACGCGTGCGATAATTCATCACAtcatttaatgaaacaaatgtATTTCGCAAACTTATCAAGTATCTCCACACGATAGAAAGACGTGTTTTATCGAATGACCggataaacaatttttgtattacaattaacatttgtattgttatattaatcCAACAGAAACTTTTTACACGCAATgtctatacatttttatgtttattacaaagaagaagagggaggaagagagagagagagagagagagagactctaCATCGCTAACGGTACGTGAAGACGGTAAAACGCGCAAGAACGCGCAAGCGGTTAGCGGTACGTAAATACGCGTTTACGCACTTACGTGTAGCGCGCGTTCACGCACTACGCCAATAATGGACGAAaggtctcttttttttcttttcccctATCACCATCGTCGTCCGCGACTGACCTAGTTACACGGCGATGCTTCCGTCTTTCTTCCATCGCTTCATATCGGAAGGGGGAGAAATATGCGTACCGTTATCACAGCGTTTTAtaatcgtcgtcgtcgacgatgatgacgacaaTGTCAATGCATCGAATCATTACGCGACTCGGTAAAATGAAAGCGCTGCTAACGGTTAAATTTTTTCCGTTTCATTTCTTCAAAGTTCAAGTTCTTCCCAACTTTTGGcatgtattttttgtaatattaacttATATTATCTCTGTAATAAATTCGTTTCCGATATGCGCTTAATGTTTAGAAACGGGTTTTTGTGGACAATTACTCGAGcgtcatttatttatttcctaTAGTAATCGTAAAATTATTTCCGGTTTTCGATGAGAATGCACCGTAGAAACAGCGCGTGGAATTCTCAATCTCGGATCGATCCTACACTTTCGCATGAAAATTGTTAATCTGCAGTTCCACCGATTGTAAGAGATCAGCCGATAGCCACGGTCATCTATTTTCTTGTAGAAAGTCTTTCGCTTAATAGATTGCGCACACGCCACGCGTCACGCGTGTGTTTGAAGAAAGCCGCGATTGGAAGGCGTGACAAGGCGCGACAAGGCTGGAGGATCGATTTTCATTTCATTAGCACCAATTAGATATTGCATCGTTAATTAATCTCtaacacatttaatttaaatgctttAGCTTTCACCGCGGGTTTTCCGCTCTGTGTCACGCACAGAATCGGGACTAACTCACTGACTGTTTCTAGGAATGACCGCGTTTGATTGTGAGTTTTGAGTCACTTCATATCCGGAAAGCTAAGATTCGCCATGCTCCCGGAAGATGTCGCGTCGAGTACCTTCCCGCGCGCGCTTTCCAAGATGGCCAACATCGCGCCAATCTGGTCGCGTCCGAGAAATTTAGCAGCCGCCACACTTGTTGCTAATCGCTGATCATTTGTGACGACACGGTTCATGGCGACTCGCGAAAACGCAATTACGCTCGTTCCTCCCTCGATAAAGTCGCTCACTTTTCTTGACCGATTTCATTATACGTGAAATGGCAAACGAGAATCATTGAAAtaagtaacaataataaaatgctTAAAAGAAAATactcaaatttgaaaattgtattaaagCAAAACACAAATTAGATACACGCGTGTAAagatttactattttattagaTATGTCTCTTTAGGCGAGAATCCAAATGCAAGATTCTAAAAGGTCGAATAAATCTCACGCGTTTCAATAATCGCGCCCGAGAGACGTGACGCCTCATCAAATTCAAATCTTTCACGTTTCGATAGCCGTCGTAGTAGCCAATTTGAACGACGGAAAGAAAACACGATCGAAAGTCGTAAAGATATATTCTCGAGTATTGCGCGATCTTCGTCATTGGGAAATAGAATTACTCGCTTCATTCTTGTACAACATGGCGCGACAGTGAgagaaagtaaagaaaaattcttCTACTCTCTTTTGAGATAATATCGCTAGAATAATCTTAGTCTGAATCTTAGTGAATCAAGATGATACACTACGATACGATCGCGTCGAGTACGGAGAATGAAAAAGTGGtcaatttttgtaatgtttatttCACGGTACGgaatgtgtgtgcgcgtgtataaatttataacaaagatACTTGAAAATGTAATGAAACGAACGAAAGCTATAAACCTGTCATAAATTTGCGTTTTGATGTGCGGAAGAGATGCCATGCGAAACGACTTGTATAAGAAAACATGGATTAAATTCAGATTTTGTAATCTCTCATACGATATAGAGCAACAATGCGCAAGTAGGAATAATTTTTGGTTGGACATCGGTacgttgagagagagagagagagagagagagagagagagagagagagagagagagagagagagggggagagagagagggggaagggGGACGCTGTCGAGGCCGAGAAGCGATTTTACGGTCGAAGTGCGCCTAGACCAACTTTCTCCGCGCGAGGGGGGGGGGACCGTCATGGATACGCGTTACCTAACCTGACGCGCGCCAAGTCCGCCGTCCGCCTCGCAGGCGTTGACTCTTCCCTCCCGAGATGCCTCCTCACCCTTTCCCTTTGCGACCATCGCCCTCCCAACTTCCCCTCTCTCCGTCATTTATTTACATACGCTACCACATTGTCGTCGTCCTGCCTGCCGACTTCATGTGCATTCCTCTTCCTCCTTAATCTCGCTTTAATTCTACATATCGTCTTAAGACGATGAATGAATattgtattcaaaatttaacacaaattaaattttcaacattttctcATGAAACATACTAAcgtatgaaaaagaaaaaaaaaagaaaaattttgattcgAAAACGacgaaaaacttttatttacttACGAATACCAGgagaaaattgattgaaaattcTCTCTTTAGGCGTTTTACGATTAAATTCAACGCTTAGAGATgatatacattttgtataattgcGACAAAATCCGAGTAAAGTCATTTCAAATGACGAATGATTAAGCGAGACTTtctcttgaaatttttatcaaattacgtTAAATACATTCCGATTGTAAAGATTTTGTATCATATcagtatattttcttttataacactTATCACTCGCGTTTAACGGATCGCGTTTAACATTGTATGAAAcagaaataagtaagaaaataaaaaaaatatcaaaacttaCTCTTGAATATTCGTATGTTACAAATAAAGCCGTAGCGTTAATTCGTACAATTATAATGcgatatataataatgatatcgCGCCGTTAAACTCGTCGACTGGCCAAAGAGCGCGACAATGTGAAAAAATGCAATTCTCCGATCATGTTTCATCGAGGAAAAAGCGCGCTGTGCCACGCACTAGATATTATGTCATCGTCGCAGAGTCTCTGGCAATTAAGCGCGACGCTCGGAACTCGACTAAATTTAGATTCTCTTGTACCCGCACCATCTTAATATTGGGCCATCAAAAGAGACAAACGATATCGTTCTTTCGAACAATGAATTGGAGCATATATAGAAATATCTCACCGTCGCATTATTAtttggaaatttattattacgaaaCGATAGAATAGAAAAGATACAAAGATGCGTACGTGTGATCAAATGATTTTTCTCcgttgcacgcacgcacgcacgcacgcacgcacgcacgcacgaacgcTTAATGAATGAAGTAAAGCCTAAACGAAATGTGACATATCGACCTTTCTCCAACTATGGTTTGTGTATTGTGCAAtcaaattgttttaagtaatatCTCTACGTactcataatataaataactcTCCGATCGTTCCACTTGCCAAAAGTTAATGGCGATTTAGTAGCAATGTCGATTTAGTCACGACTATTTGAAAGCGGCAACAATGGGGTGAACTACCCTCCTAAAACCACAATACGAGCTTCGATCGTTGCACAACCGTAAACGATGTTTCTCACTGCGAACATGTTTGCGCCACTGTACGCTACCGGCTGTTTTCATTGCATCTTAACGCGTTTGAAAGACTTgtacatatttcaaaaaatataattgcaaaaacattaattttgagAAACGAGACTTTTGGGAAGTCTTTGTTACAATTTCATAGAAAAATCTTGCTTCTTgcgatcaatatttttcaagtaacTTGAGTTTGTTTAAGTTGCGAGTTAGTAAGCTTTCATAAAATCTGATATTTATATC from Solenopsis invicta isolate M01_SB chromosome 7, UNIL_Sinv_3.0, whole genome shotgun sequence harbors:
- the LOC105193588 gene encoding uncharacterized protein LOC105193588 encodes the protein MQRGSSRGDRSRSVQTDGSVRASTSTNSKMRLEEDLVIRRSRPTMISAKYRAREERRRLLKISAGKLRRIEDPEASLCRSVLINNAVRRLQRENRDEKTRSYSTLAVSVASYMDDASKENNITGSLITDHITDEETSSRKRLADDSRDGLSSKRHRHDDLDLQDDVFSDFYILPPTPRLLSHIDEIQSDVVASHHNGNHHLGFPEDRLGSDSGNGVADVRLNCTSSTSTTTNGVDNATNCHSVLFPVVVGHLDDASVQLSRQGTDMMEVVDVVDPDRLCDFSRFADSTKTLEERLAELQSLDEHFDLTKFERNNNQSCGRAFHDIQTFHSLVPGLET